GCTAAGTTGTTAAAAAGAAAATCAGATGAGTTTGTACGTTTTGCTTGGGATGAAGCAGAAGATGACAGCTTTTTTGAAATGAAAATAATTGTAGATGAAATAACTAAAGATGTTTCATTGTTTATAACTGATTTTGCAGAAGATGATGAAATTGAGGAGTCTAAAATGTTATGGACGAACCAAGTATCAGATTTAAAACAGGTATTGGGATCATCCTAAAAATACCCTTATTTACAGTATCTTTGAGCCTTAATTTTTTAAGGCTTTTTTTATGTTCAATTTTAATGGTGAACTTCTTGAGGATAATACATCTTTTTTAAACGAAAAGAATAGGGGAGTACAGCTTGGTGATGCCGTTTTTGAAGAATTACGTGTTTTAAATGGTGACATTGTATTTTTAGAAGATCATTATTTACGCTTAATGTCTTCTATGAGAATTCTAAGAATGGAGATACCTATGAACTTTACGATGGAGTTTATGGAAGAAGAAATTCTAAAAGGTCTATCTGAAAACGATTTAAAAGAAGCAAAACAAATAAAATTTACCGTTTTCAGAAATAGTCAGAACGATTTTTCTAAATCAGATAATAGTATTTCATATTTCATTACAAGTAATACGCTAACAAACCCATTTTTTATTCTTAATGAGGGTGCATACGAAGTAGAGCTTTTTAAAGATTTCTATAAAAATTCTAGTATGTTATCTAATTTAGATACTAATAATAAAGTCTTGAATGTCGTAGGAGCTATTTACGCACAAGAAAATGATTATCAAGATTGTTTGTTGCTCAACGAAAGAAAACAGGTTATAGAGGCTCTAAATGGTAATTTGTTTGTAGTAAAAGGTAATCAAATTAAAACAGCGCCTTTAACTGATGGTTGCATTAATAGTATTTTAAGAAAAAAACTTATTGATATTGTTTTAAAAATAAATGATTTTGAATTTATTGAGGATAGTATATCGCCTTTTGAGCTTCAAAAAGCAGATGAGTTATTCATTACTAATAATATTGACGGTATTATCTCCATATCAAAATATAGAAAGAAAGATTTTGTCAATACAACTGCAAAAAACCTAATCGGTAAATTGAATGCTGCGGCTAGAATGTCTTTAACTGCGGGAGTTTAGTTAAGACTGGGGTTTTCTGGAGCATTTGACCAAAGTAGATAGTCACCACCTAATTGGATCATATTTTCTTTCCAAATTGCTTTTGCTGCTTTTTGAATTATTCTACTTTCATGTTCATTTTCAACAACGATCCATGATTTTGAAGTCAGTTCTTCATCTAGTTGCAAAGAAGACCAGCCAGAATAACCAAGAAAAAATCGAATATCATCTTCAGAAATGATTTCTTTATTGATGAGTTCTACGGTAGTTTCAAAATCACCGCCCCAGTAAATGCCATCAGAAATCTCTACACTGTTATCTATTAAGTGTGGTACTTTATGAATAAAGTAAAGATTGTCTTGTTCTACAGGACCGCCGTTATATACTTTAAAAGGTATTTCAATTTCGGTGACCAAATCGTTTATTTGATACTCTAAGGGCTTATTTAAAATAAAACCAACAGAGCCTTCATTACTATGTTCTGCTAACAGAACAACAGACCTATTGAAAGAAACGTCTCCTGTTAAAGAAGGTTCTGCAATTAGTAATTTCCCTTTGGTTGGCTTTAATGCGATCATTAATTTACGATGATTATATACCTAAAGTAAGACAAATCCTTCTAAATGCAAAAACATGGAAATAAAAAAAGCGCCAACTAAGGCGCTTTTCATAAACTTATCTGTGTAAAACTAGTTTACAGCTTTGCCTAAATCAGCACCTGCTTTAAACTTAACTACATTTTTAGCAGCGATTTGGATAGTTTTTCCAGTTGATGGATTTCTACCTTCTCTTGCATTTCTTTTAGATACGGACCAAGAACCGAAACCTACTAAAGAAATTCTATCTCCTTTTTTAAGAGAATTTTCAACATTTCCCAAGAAAGATTCCAATGACTTTTTAGCCGCAGCTTTTGTGATGCCAGCGTCTGCTGCCATTGCATCGATCAATTCTGTTTTGTTCATAATGTGATAATTAATTGTGATTAAATAATTTATACCTATTAACAAATTTATATGGATTTCTGAGCAACACAAGTAAAACAAGGGGAAATCCCCCATTTTGTTGATAACTCAGCGTGTTTGTTGATAAAGTAGGTTTTTTTTTACGTTTCTCGCAGCCCAATAACGGCGGGGCTTCACCCCATTTTTGCATTTTTTTCTAAATTAAGGCCGTTCAATAGATCTCTTACATGCATTCTTTTCTTGCCTTGAAGTTGTATTTCATCGAGATTTAGGTAGCCACCTTGTATTGCAACTTTCATCTCTTTTTTAGTAAAAATCAGAGTTCCGGTTGTTAGTTCATGTTCTTCAGCTTCTATATGCGCCTTATAAATCTTGGTAATTATAGTTTGTTCTCCGTTTGTCAAAGTTGTCCATGCTGCTGGGTACGGACTCAATCCTCTTATAAAGTTATAGATATCTTCTTTAGACTTGCTCCAATCTATCTCACATGTTTCTTTAAACAGTTTGTGTGCATCCTTTAAATCGTCTGAATTTGTTTGTTTTGTAGTTTCAAAATTTCCTTCTTGAATTCGTGCTACGGTTTTCACCACAGTTTCAGCCCCTAAGTGCATTAGTTTATCATGTAAGTCTTCGGCATTATCGGTTTTTTCTATGCTAATTTCGTCTTGCATTATAATAGCACCAGTATCTATTTTCTCGTCGATAAAGAATGTGGTAACTCCGGTTTTTGTTTCACCATTTATTATAGCCCAATTAATAGGTGCTGCACCACGGTATTGAGGTAGAAGCGATGCATGCAGATTAAAGGTTCCGTATTCGGGCATATCCCAAACAAGTTTTGGCAACATTCTAAAGGCTACTACTATTTGTAAATTAGCATTTAGTGATTTTAGGGTGCTTAAAAATTCAGTGTCTTTTAAGTTTGTTGGTTGTAATACAGTAAGGTTATTTTCAACAGCGTATTTTTTAACTGCAGATTCGTTTAGTTTTCTACCTCTGCCTGCGGGTCTGTCTGGTGCCGTAATAACACCTACTATATTATATTTCTTTTTTACGAGCATGTCTAAAATGCCCACAGCAAAATCTGGGGTGCCCATAAATACAATTCTCAATGCTTCCATATTATAATAGTTGGTATTCGTTTATAGTGTTTAAGGTAACGTAATTGTCTTCTAGTAGTTCTTGTAAGGCTGCGATAACAATGTCTTGATTGATATTTAGACGTTTTTCTAATTCTTGCGAACCTGCAGTTTTCTGCTTTAAGAGTTGAATGATTTTTATTTTGGCGTGTACAACATCTGTATTGCCTAATTTCTGACTGATGCATACATCGCATATGCCGCATTCTTTTTCTTGAACCTCCCCAAAATATTCTAATAACTGAATGCTTCTACAAACAGTGTCATTTTCAATGTAGTTTAGCATCTTGGTTACCTTCTCAATTTTGAGCTGATTTTGTTCTTCAATATTCCTTGCAAAAATATTAATAGTACGATCATCATCTCGTGGTACCAAGAACAGTATCTCTAAATCACTTGAAACACTAGTGTATTCAATAATTTCATCTTTTGCTAGTTGCTCAAAGTTTTGATGTAATAGTGATTCTGATATAGCTGTTTTTTTGGATAATAAGTACATGTTAATTTGAGTGTCGAATTCAAAAAGACCGCCGTAGGTGCGTAATACTACTTTTATGAAATCGGCAAGTTTTGAGTTTTTGTCAATGTACCTATATAATGTATCCTTATCTGTTATGAATTTGATAGTAATTTTTTTCGAGAAATTTTCAGATAGTGATAGAACCGAGTTTCTGTCTAGTAGCTGCAATGCATTATAGGTTAAAAATGTATTCAGCTTATATATGTTACAGAATTCGTTGAAATTTAGATGAAACTTTGCTTCGGTAAATTCTCCGTAGCCAATTTGAAAAAATGTATTTAATTTTTTATAAATCATTTTCACATAAGCAACGTCTGGTAAAATGTCGATAAATTGTTTCTTTACCAATACCTTGTCGGTAGTATTTGTAAGTAGAATTGCCTTTGCAAAGTCTCCGTTTCTACCAGCTCTACCTGCTTCTTGAAAGTAATTTTCTAAACTATCTGGTATTTGATAATGAACTACTAATTCAACATCTGGTTTGTCTATACCCATACCAAAAGCATTAGTAGCAACCATAACCTGAACTTTATCTTCTAACCAAAGATTAAGCCGTTCTGTTTTCATTTTTTGATCAACACCGCCATGATAGAATGTTGCCTTGACATTATTTTTTACTAAAAATTTTGATAGTTCTTCTGCCTTTCTTCTACTTCTGACATATACAATGGCACTGTGTTTTATTTGCTGGCAGTATTGTTTTAAACGACCATTTTTATCTTCGGTCAATATGACTCCGAATCCTATGTTTTTTCTAAAAAATGAATCTTTTACTACAAAAGGATAATTGAGGTCTAATGACGAAATAATGTCATCGCTAACTCTTTTTGTTGCAGTTGCCGTTAAAGCAACCATTGGTGGGGTAGGGTGTAGTTCACGTAATATGGAACAACTTAAATAGGCAGGTCTAAAATCATGTCCCCATTGAGAAATACAATGTGCCTCATCTATAACGAACATAGAAACGTTCATTGCCTTAATACGTTCTTGTACCAGTTCTTGTTGTAAGCGCTCTGGTGATAAATACAAAAACTTATAACTGCCGTAAATACAATTATCTAATAGCTTATCTACTTCGGTAAATTTGAGTCCGCCTTTTAGACCTATGGCTTTAATGCCTAGTTTTTGAAGGTTGTCTACTTGATTTTCAATAAGGGCTACTAGCGGAGATATAACAATACAAATACCCTCTTTCATTAATGCGGGTACCTGAAAGCATAACGATTTACCACCTCCTGTGGGTAGTAATCCTAAAACATCTTGACCATTAGAAATGGCATTGATGATTTCTTCTTGAGAGCCTCTAAAGCTGTCAAAACCCCAATATTTTGATAAAATTTCTTTTGGTGTATTATTCACCCGTTTTATTTATAAAATCTACTACAAATTGCATACGATTTTCTATAGTACCAAATGGAACTTCTATTGGCGTATACCCTAGGTCAATATACGTTTTTTCTAGCTTATCATGAATGCCACAAGCTTGTTCAAAATTTTCCATTCGTTCATTGTCCTGTTTATAAATTTCTTTCCAAGGAGGTAAGATCAATACCTCGTCATACCTGTGTTCTAAACATAAGTTAGCATAACGTTCTTCTGAAGGTTGCCCAAAATAATCCATATAAGCTATAACATCTGGTAACCCACGATCATAGAATAAATGATCTTTATGTATGTTTTGTCCATTAATGAAATGTTGCAAACGGGCACTAATTAATTCGTCATTAAAACTTTTTGAATCTTTTACAAAATCAATTGGGTTTACTAATTTATCCTCTAAAGAGACATCGCCCAATGCATCTAAAGTCATTGTTCTAATTACCTCATGAAAGCAATGGTATCCATTTTCTTCTAGTGATGATATTAATACTGTTTTTCCGGTTCCCGGACCTCCTGTGACAACAATTCTCTTGCTTTTCAAACTCATAATTTAGTTCGGCAAAAGTACATAAACCAACAGTATTAAAAAACTGGTTCATTACACTTATCTTTGCATAAAATACTAGTGATGGACGAAAATAACCCAGTTGAATTCTATAAGAAATTAAAGGAGCAATTAACAGAAACCTCAAAATGGCCTTCTGATTATCTGTATAAATTTATTGTTGAGACGAAAACAGATAAAATTGATAAAATAAACACCATTTTTGATAATACAGGAGCAGTTATTGATTTAAAAGAATCTAAAAATGGCAAATATACCAGTGTTTCTATAACAGTAAACTTGAAGAGCCCAGACGCTGTTATAGAAAAATATAAAAAAGTAGGTGAGATAGAGGGCGTAATATCCTTGTAAAATAGCATTTCATCTATAATTTTATTAATTTGGCATCGTTATAAGAATACTTCTCAAACACATTAAGCTAAAATTTTCAATTTGCAATTAGTAGAAAACCTAGAATATAATACCGAGCGTGAACATTTGATTATACCAGAGTATGGTCGTCATTTTCAAAAAATGGTGAACCATGCAATATCAATTGAAGACCGCGAAGAAAGAAATAAAGTAGCGCAAGCAATCATTAGCGTAATGGGAAATATACAGCCCCATTTACGCGATGTACCTGATTTTCAACATAAACTTTGGGATCAGCTGTTCATTATGTCCGATTTTAAATTGGACGTTGATTCTCCTTTTCCAATTACCTCAAAAGAGATATTAAGACAGAGACCAGAGGCTTTAGAGTATCCTCAAAACTTTCCTAAATATCGATTTTACGGTAATAATATTAAACGTATGGTTGATGTTGCCGTAGAGTGGGAGAAAGGTGATAAGCGTTCTGGTTTGGAATATGCGATTGCCAATCACATGAAAAAATGCTATTTGAATTGGAATAAAGATGTAGTTGATGATAGCGCTATTTTTAAGCATTTGTACGAATTAAGCGATGGTCGCATAGATTTAGCAGCTGAAGGCGAAAGTTTAACAGATAGCGGACAGTTTCTTAAAAATCGAGTAGCAAAAACACCGCGCTCGAATAATTCAGGAAAGAAAAATCAAAGAAATAATAATAATAACCGCAGTAAAAAGCGGTATTAAATTTCCACTTCTCTAGATGGGGACATTCAAAATTGAAGGAGGGCATCAGTTATCTGGTGAAATAACACCTCAAGGAGCAAAGAACGAAGCACTTCAAATACTTTGCGCAGTACTACTTACAGACGAAAAAGTAACAATCAATAACATTCCAGATATTGTTGATGTTAATAAACTTATAGCGCTTTTAGAAGACTTAGGTGTAAAAATTCAAAAGAAAGGTAAAGGCTCTTATAGTTTTAAGGCAGACGATATCAACTTAGAATATTTACAATCTGATCAGTTTAAACAAGATGGTAGAGGCTTAAGAGGTTCTATTATGTTGGTTGGACCATTATTGGCGCGTTTTGGTAAAGGTTATATTCCTAAACCAGGTGGTGACAAAATTGGTCGTAGACGTTTAGATACACACTTTGAAGGTTTTATAAAGTTGGGTGCTAAATTTCGCTACAACCGCGAAGAATATTTCTACGGTGTTGAAGCAGATAAGTTGAAAGGTACGTACATGTTGCTTGATGAAGCTTCCGTTACCGGAACTGCAAATATTGTTATGGCAGCGGTTTTGGCTGAAGGGCAAACTACCATTTACAATGCAGCTTGTGAACCATATTTACAGCAACTTTGTAAAATGTTGAATAGAATGGGCGCTAAAATATCTGGTGTTGGTTCTAATCTTTTGGTTATTGATGGTGTAGATAAATTAGGTGGTACGGATCACCGTATGTTACCTGATATGATTGAAATTGGTAGCTGGATCGGTTTAGCTGCTATGACTAAAAGTGAATTAACTATTAAAGATGTTAGTTGGGATGATTTAGGTCAAATACCAACAGTATTTGGTAAACTAGGTATTACCTTAGAAAGAAAAGGGGATGATATTTACATTCCTGCTCATTTAGACGGATACGAAATACAAAACTATATCGATGGTTCTATTTTAACCATTGCAGATGCACCTTGGCCAGGATTGACTCCTGATTTATTGAGCATTATTTTAGTTGTAGCTACACAATCTAGAGGAGAAGTGCTTATACATCAAAAAATGTTCGAAAGCCGTTTGTTCTTCGTAGATAAGTTGTTAGACATGGGAGCAAAAGTTATTCTTTGTGATCCGCATAGAGCTACAGTAATTGGTCATGATTTTAAATCTACTTTAAAAGCGACAACGATGACATCACCAGATATTAGAGCAGGCGTTTCATTGCTGATTGCTGCATTATCGGCAAAAGGGACTTCTACTATTCATAATATTGAACAGATAGATCGTGGTTACGAGAATATAGACGAAAGACTACGTGCAATAGGTGCTAAAATTGTTAGGGTTTAAGCATTTATTAATTAGATATAAAAAACTCCATAATTAGGTTAAGCCTTATTATGGAGTTTTTACTTTTATATCATTTGAAATTACTTTTCTATTACTGTACCATCAAGATATTTAGCAAAACGCCCTCGGTTTATTTCATGCACATGATCCGGATGCCTCCATGGCCAACCACCAAACTTCGTAGTTCTAAACTCATTCATCGCATTTTCTAATTCTTCTTCAGTATTCATTACAAACGGACCATATTTTGCTACAGGCTCGCCAATTGGTTTACCTTGTAATACAAGAATACTGGCTTCTTTTTCAGTAGCTTTCAATATGATTTCTTCTGATGCCTCTACATTAATACCATGGTTGGGAGTAATTGATTCACCAAAAATTTCTAAAGTATGCCCATCATAAAAATATATGGTTCGCGTTGAACCTTTGTTAGCTTTAGGTAATGTTATAGTGCCATTAGCTTCAATTTTTATATTCCAGATCGCTACATCGTTTTCTGTCTCTGAAGCCCAAGAATTAGGTGCAGGTTCTAATGCTTGTTTAGAACCAAAACTGCCAGCAATAATCTTTACGGTGGAATATTCTAATTTTAATACCGGAATATCTTCATGCCAAAGCATTTTAAAATGTGGGTCAACAAATTTGCTTTTAGCGGGTAGATTCAACCATATTTGAAAAAGCTCTAGCGTATTTTCTTTTTCTGTATGAATTAGCGGAAACATTTCTGAATGTTGTACTCCGCTACCGGCAGTCATCCATTGTACATCTCCTTCTCCAAATCGTCCTGCGGCACCTAATGAATCAGAGTGATCACAAAAACCTTTGTTCACAACTGTTATTGTTTCAAATCCGCGATGCGGATGTGCGGGAAATCCAGGTATCGTAGTACCGTGATACATTCTATAGCCGTCTTTAATTAGAAAATCATTTCCTAAATTTCTTCCAGCTAAAGAGTCATCAGGACCTAATTCGCCATTGCCATTAGGGTAATGGTCTAAATGATATACACAGAATAAAAAAGGATCTTGTGTTTGCCATGGAAAACCTAATTGAAATATATTTTTAATTGTGCTATTCATAATTTTAAGATTATATAAAATTAATGTTTAGCATTATTAATCTCCACCCAATTGTTTTCTGGATCTTTTAAATAAATCTGTCTTACCCCGTCAGCTCTTAAGGTTACTGTATTTTCTTTCCCTGGCCAGTCGTAATACGTGATGTTTTTTTCTTCAAGAGAAGCTATTAATTCATCTAATTTTTGGGTAGCCAAGCAAAGGTGTACACTTTTACTATGTTTCATAGCAACGCTATCTTTACCTATTAAATGTAATTGTGAGTTGGCTTGTATTACAAACCACTTAA
Above is a window of Maribacter aquivivus DNA encoding:
- a CDS encoding DUF493 family protein, whose translation is MDENNPVEFYKKLKEQLTETSKWPSDYLYKFIVETKTDKIDKINTIFDNTGAVIDLKESKNGKYTSVSITVNLKSPDAVIEKYKKVGEIEGVISL
- a CDS encoding AAA family ATPase, whose protein sequence is MSLKSKRIVVTGGPGTGKTVLISSLEENGYHCFHEVIRTMTLDALGDVSLEDKLVNPIDFVKDSKSFNDELISARLQHFINGQNIHKDHLFYDRGLPDVIAYMDYFGQPSEERYANLCLEHRYDEVLILPPWKEIYKQDNERMENFEQACGIHDKLEKTYIDLGYTPIEVPFGTIENRMQFVVDFINKTGE
- the murA gene encoding UDP-N-acetylglucosamine 1-carboxyvinyltransferase, producing the protein MGTFKIEGGHQLSGEITPQGAKNEALQILCAVLLTDEKVTINNIPDIVDVNKLIALLEDLGVKIQKKGKGSYSFKADDINLEYLQSDQFKQDGRGLRGSIMLVGPLLARFGKGYIPKPGGDKIGRRRLDTHFEGFIKLGAKFRYNREEYFYGVEADKLKGTYMLLDEASVTGTANIVMAAVLAEGQTTIYNAACEPYLQQLCKMLNRMGAKISGVGSNLLVIDGVDKLGGTDHRMLPDMIEIGSWIGLAAMTKSELTIKDVSWDDLGQIPTVFGKLGITLERKGDDIYIPAHLDGYEIQNYIDGSILTIADAPWPGLTPDLLSIILVVATQSRGEVLIHQKMFESRLFFVDKLLDMGAKVILCDPHRATVIGHDFKSTLKATTMTSPDIRAGVSLLIAALSAKGTSTIHNIEQIDRGYENIDERLRAIGAKIVRV
- a CDS encoding YqgE/AlgH family protein; the encoded protein is MIALKPTKGKLLIAEPSLTGDVSFNRSVVLLAEHSNEGSVGFILNKPLEYQINDLVTEIEIPFKVYNGGPVEQDNLYFIHKVPHLIDNSVEISDGIYWGGDFETTVELINKEIISEDDIRFFLGYSGWSSLQLDEELTSKSWIVVENEHESRIIQKAAKAIWKENMIQLGGDYLLWSNAPENPSLN
- a CDS encoding DUF4290 domain-containing protein; amino-acid sequence: MQLVENLEYNTEREHLIIPEYGRHFQKMVNHAISIEDREERNKVAQAIISVMGNIQPHLRDVPDFQHKLWDQLFIMSDFKLDVDSPFPITSKEILRQRPEALEYPQNFPKYRFYGNNIKRMVDVAVEWEKGDKRSGLEYAIANHMKKCYLNWNKDVVDDSAIFKHLYELSDGRIDLAAEGESLTDSGQFLKNRVAKTPRSNNSGKKNQRNNNNNRSKKRY
- a CDS encoding RecQ family ATP-dependent DNA helicase, with amino-acid sequence MNNTPKEILSKYWGFDSFRGSQEEIINAISNGQDVLGLLPTGGGKSLCFQVPALMKEGICIVISPLVALIENQVDNLQKLGIKAIGLKGGLKFTEVDKLLDNCIYGSYKFLYLSPERLQQELVQERIKAMNVSMFVIDEAHCISQWGHDFRPAYLSCSILRELHPTPPMVALTATATKRVSDDIISSLDLNYPFVVKDSFFRKNIGFGVILTEDKNGRLKQYCQQIKHSAIVYVRSRRKAEELSKFLVKNNVKATFYHGGVDQKMKTERLNLWLEDKVQVMVATNAFGMGIDKPDVELVVHYQIPDSLENYFQEAGRAGRNGDFAKAILLTNTTDKVLVKKQFIDILPDVAYVKMIYKKLNTFFQIGYGEFTEAKFHLNFNEFCNIYKLNTFLTYNALQLLDRNSVLSLSENFSKKITIKFITDKDTLYRYIDKNSKLADFIKVVLRTYGGLFEFDTQINMYLLSKKTAISESLLHQNFEQLAKDEIIEYTSVSSDLEILFLVPRDDDRTINIFARNIEEQNQLKIEKVTKMLNYIENDTVCRSIQLLEYFGEVQEKECGICDVCISQKLGNTDVVHAKIKIIQLLKQKTAGSQELEKRLNINQDIVIAALQELLEDNYVTLNTINEYQLL
- a CDS encoding aminotransferase class IV — its product is MFNFNGELLEDNTSFLNEKNRGVQLGDAVFEELRVLNGDIVFLEDHYLRLMSSMRILRMEIPMNFTMEFMEEEILKGLSENDLKEAKQIKFTVFRNSQNDFSKSDNSISYFITSNTLTNPFFILNEGAYEVELFKDFYKNSSMLSNLDTNNKVLNVVGAIYAQENDYQDCLLLNERKQVIEALNGNLFVVKGNQIKTAPLTDGCINSILRKKLIDIVLKINDFEFIEDSISPFELQKADELFITNNIDGIISISKYRKKDFVNTTAKNLIGKLNAAARMSLTAGV
- a CDS encoding pirin family protein, which gives rise to MNSTIKNIFQLGFPWQTQDPFLFCVYHLDHYPNGNGELGPDDSLAGRNLGNDFLIKDGYRMYHGTTIPGFPAHPHRGFETITVVNKGFCDHSDSLGAAGRFGEGDVQWMTAGSGVQHSEMFPLIHTEKENTLELFQIWLNLPAKSKFVDPHFKMLWHEDIPVLKLEYSTVKIIAGSFGSKQALEPAPNSWASETENDVAIWNIKIEANGTITLPKANKGSTRTIYFYDGHTLEIFGESITPNHGINVEASEEIILKATEKEASILVLQGKPIGEPVAKYGPFVMNTEEELENAMNEFRTTKFGGWPWRHPDHVHEINRGRFAKYLDGTVIEK
- a CDS encoding HU family DNA-binding protein, with the protein product MNKTELIDAMAADAGITKAAAKKSLESFLGNVENSLKKGDRISLVGFGSWSVSKRNAREGRNPSTGKTIQIAAKNVVKFKAGADLGKAVN
- the fmt gene encoding methionyl-tRNA formyltransferase — its product is MEALRIVFMGTPDFAVGILDMLVKKKYNIVGVITAPDRPAGRGRKLNESAVKKYAVENNLTVLQPTNLKDTEFLSTLKSLNANLQIVVAFRMLPKLVWDMPEYGTFNLHASLLPQYRGAAPINWAIINGETKTGVTTFFIDEKIDTGAIIMQDEISIEKTDNAEDLHDKLMHLGAETVVKTVARIQEGNFETTKQTNSDDLKDAHKLFKETCEIDWSKSKEDIYNFIRGLSPYPAAWTTLTNGEQTIITKIYKAHIEAEEHELTTGTLIFTKKEMKVAIQGGYLNLDEIQLQGKKRMHVRDLLNGLNLEKNAKMG
- a CDS encoding VOC family protein — translated: MKKIIALFILITGTFASAQSFDFQYDHYSVIVKDLDKVGAFYKDVLNLKEIPHPSAPTGFKWFVIQANSQLHLIGKDSVAMKHSKSVHLCLATQKLDELIASLEEKNITYYDWPGKENTVTLRADGVRQIYLKDPENNWVEINNAKH
- a CDS encoding START-like domain-containing protein encodes the protein MSDKIKFEIEFVIQSSPQMLYQYLATPSGLSEWFADNVNSRGEKFTFIWDGAEEEAKLLKRKSDEFVRFAWDEAEDDSFFEMKIIVDEITKDVSLFITDFAEDDEIEESKMLWTNQVSDLKQVLGSS